Proteins encoded together in one Pantoea sp. CCBC3-3-1 window:
- a CDS encoding multidrug/biocide efflux PACE transporter, whose amino-acid sequence MHTRTLKERIFHAVGFEALAILLVSPLAAWVMAKPLFQMGTLAIMLSTVAMIWNVIYNAGFDRLFPRSDIPRRLPLRIVHALGFEGGFIGIGLPIAAGMLAVSLWQAFLVEVGFFLFFLPYTVAYNWLWDTLREKWLRRKACELNAR is encoded by the coding sequence ATGCATACCCGCACGTTGAAAGAACGTATTTTCCATGCCGTAGGCTTTGAAGCGTTGGCAATTCTGCTGGTCTCGCCTCTTGCTGCCTGGGTGATGGCGAAGCCGCTGTTTCAGATGGGCACGCTGGCCATTATGCTTTCTACCGTGGCGATGATCTGGAACGTGATTTACAACGCAGGCTTTGACCGCCTGTTCCCCCGCTCCGACATCCCTCGTAGATTGCCACTGCGCATTGTTCACGCGTTAGGTTTTGAAGGTGGTTTTATCGGCATTGGCTTACCGATTGCCGCCGGGATGCTGGCTGTTTCACTGTGGCAGGCTTTTTTAGTGGAAGTGGGTTTCTTCCTGTTTTTCCTGCCTTATACCGTGGCCTATAACTGGCTCTGGGATACGCTGCGTGAGAAATGGCTGCGCCGCAAAGCCTGTGAGCTTAATGCACGATAG